Sequence from the Maribellus comscasis genome:
AAACTTAACTGAAAAAGAATTAATCCAAAACCTGGCTATTGGCGATTCGCCTGCTTTTACGCATGTTGTTGAGGTATATCAGGAACGTTTGTTGCATTTTTCTTTTCACTATCTGAATAATCGGGAGGCGGCGAGAGATGTTGTTCAGGATGTATTTGCTGTTATATGGGAAAATCATGAAAAATTTCATAAAGTGAAGAACCTCTCTTCCTGGTTATTCACACTCACTAAAAATCAATGTTTAAAAAAAATTGAACACCTTAAGGTAGCTCAAAAACATCTCAGTTCCTTGCGGCATAAACAACTAAATTTAAGTCAGGATTCATTGTCCCATTTAGATACCTCCCCCCTTATTTTCAATGAGATTGATTCAATATTTAGGCAAACCCTGGAAAAACTCTCTCCACAATCCAGACGAATTTTTGAAATGAGCCGGTTTGAAAATAAAAAAAATCGTGAAATAGCAGATGAGCTTAACATTTCAATTAAAACGGTGGAAGCTTGTATTACAAAAGCGTTGAAAGTTCTCCGACCAGCGCTAAAACAGTATTTGCCTGTGGTATTTTTTTGAAAAAAATAAAAAAGGTCATAGGGTATTTTCCTTTTCGCAGTACTTACATATAAAAGCACTTGAATGAATAAGGAAAAACTGCATAAATTCACTTTAAATAAACTAAGCAAAGAATCCGAAATTGAGGAGGTTTTAAATTGGATTGAGAGCTCGGAAGAAAACAAACAAGAATTTGAAACCTTAAAAAATCTTTGGGCAATTGCGGGTTTTGCCAACTACGAAGATTATGCAGGAAAAAAATCTTGTAAAACTCAAAAATTGGTTAAAAACAGAGTAATTCCAATGGTTCTGTTAAAATATGCTGCCATTTTTGTGTTGGCATTTTTTATTGGTAGTATATCTGTATATTTTCTGGGGTATAAAGAATCGAATGAATTAGCCTGGAACGAAATAATTATTCCGGACGGTGAAAGTGCCGAAGTTTATCTGTCGGATAATACGCATGTATGGTTAAACTCAAATTCTAAACTAACATACCCTCAAAAATTTGAAGGTAAAACCCGGGATGTAAAGTTAAGCGGCGAAGCCTAC
This genomic interval carries:
- a CDS encoding RNA polymerase sigma-70 factor; its protein translation is MLNLTEKELIQNLAIGDSPAFTHVVEVYQERLLHFSFHYLNNREAARDVVQDVFAVIWENHEKFHKVKNLSSWLFTLTKNQCLKKIEHLKVAQKHLSSLRHKQLNLSQDSLSHLDTSPLIFNEIDSIFRQTLEKLSPQSRRIFEMSRFENKKNREIADELNISIKTVEACITKALKVLRPALKQYLPVVFF